A region from the Nocardioides exalbidus genome encodes:
- a CDS encoding DinB family protein, which produces MNFNGMWLPEAEDPRMQAGATTGEKACLVGYLEHYRQTLAMKCDGLTAEQLATKAVPPSNISLLGLVRHMARVEQSWFRRVIEERMDLPRLFQEEGGDTGFNFPEVDDDLVRASHALWQGEIAYAREVLERTDLDTVVDAKGDPTEVRDIIVHMIEEYARHCGHADLVRECVDGRTGQ; this is translated from the coding sequence ATGAACTTCAACGGCATGTGGCTGCCCGAGGCCGAGGACCCGCGGATGCAGGCGGGCGCGACGACGGGTGAGAAGGCCTGCCTGGTGGGCTACCTCGAGCACTACCGCCAGACGCTGGCGATGAAGTGCGACGGGCTGACGGCCGAGCAGCTGGCAACGAAGGCCGTGCCGCCGTCGAACATCTCCCTGCTGGGGCTCGTGCGCCACATGGCGCGGGTCGAGCAGAGCTGGTTCCGCCGGGTGATCGAGGAGCGGATGGACCTCCCGCGGCTCTTCCAGGAGGAGGGCGGCGACACCGGCTTCAACTTCCCCGAGGTCGACGACGACCTCGTCCGCGCCAGCCACGCGCTGTGGCAGGGCGAGATCGCCTACGCCCGCGAGGTGCTCGAGCGCACCGACCTCGACACCGTCGTCGACGCCAAGGGCGACCCCACCGAGGTGCGCGACATCATCGTGCACATGATCGAGGAGTACGCGCGCCACTGCGGCCACGCCGACCTCGTCCGCGAGTGCGTCGACGGCCGCACCGGGCAGTGA